The Salvelinus namaycush isolate Seneca chromosome 37, SaNama_1.0, whole genome shotgun sequence sequence GTCCAGTCCCTCCCCCATGCCCCGCGGGGGCCCCATGGAGAGCCGGACGTCGCCCAGTAAATCTCCCTACATGCACAGTGGCATCAAGATGCAAAAGGCAGGGCCCCCGGTTCCTGCCTCTCACATAGTGCCCCAGTCTGTGCAGTCCCCTCTGATCCGTAGAGACATGCCCTTTCCCCCAGGCTCAGTGGAGGCCACCCACCCCATCCTAAAACCACGCCGATGCCTCACAACGAAAGATATCGGTATGGCTATCACATTCCAAAACTCCACCAACAATCAATGTTATTATACATGCGTTATATAGTATTTAGGGATCACATTTGGACATTACAATGATAGGTTGCTTCTGCTCTCTATGAACGAGTTTGTATTGTGTGGTCCATCAGTACTGTGAAGGGTATCCGCTTGAGTTAAAATACTGTGTATCTCCATAGGGACCCCAGAGGCTTGGAGGGTGATGATGTCCCTAAAGTCTGGCCTGTTGGCTGAGAGCACGTGGGCCCTCGACACCATCAACATCCTCCTGTATGACGACAACAGCATCTCCACCTTCAACCTCAATTCGGTGAGCTAACAAGACTGGTAGCTTAGCGGGTAGAggtttgggccagtaaccaaaagttcGCTAGTTCAAATCccgagccaacaaggtgaaaaatctgatgGTGCCCGTGAGTAAGGTGCTTAAACCTAATTTTGCCAGACCCTAGATGTGACCCCACTTTCTGAGGGTGTCTTGGGGAGAGTCTGCTATACAAAACacattaatacacacttgtacaagtgtaaataggacaaatataagcacccactaAATTATTATTACTACACTGGCCACAATGTGGGATAGAGGTTTTAATAAAAACCCTACATGGTAAACCTATCCAATcagaaatgtaatattttttgaTTTAGGGCTTTTtcttttgtttttacatttatcCTTTCACAAATGTATTACATTTGACCTATTCCCAAACCCTTTTCCAGATTTTCTGTCATGCACATAATATCATACAATGCAAAATATTGATCTTCTCCTCAGCTGCCTGGCCTGCTGGAGCTGGTGGTGGAGTACTTCCGGCGCTGCCTCATCGAGATCTTTGGGATCTTGCGCGAGTACGAGGTGGGCGATCCCGGCCAGAGGACTCTACTGGACCCTGACGCCCTGAAAAGAGACTGGAGCTGCATGGAAGATGAGGAACCAGGGGTGGAGGAGATGAAGGTagaaggagaggatgaggaggatgatgacaatgaggaggaagaagaggtggTGGTGCAGTGTTCAAAACAGCCGGCCGGGACGACAATTGAGGGACAGGCTCAGGTGAAGCAAGAGGATGAGCAGGAGTCGTGCTCAGAACGGGACACTCTGAAAGAGAAGGATGCTGAAGATAAGGAGAAGAGCTTCTCTACCTTTGAGCAGCCCAGCTCTTCATCGGACCCCCCTGGCCTTGGCCCGGCTACCCCCCAGGAGAGACCCAAACAGGCTAGCAAGTTCGACAAGCTCCCCCTGAAGATGGTACGGAAGAAGGACCCGTTTCCGGCAGGCAGGGCAACCCAGAGAGGAAAAGTGCAGGAGTTTGACAGTGGGCTGCTCCACTGGAGTGCCGGCGGTGGAGACAGCACGGAACACATCCAGACCCACTTTGAGAGGAGGGAGGAATTCCTGGTCCCACGAGAACGAGTGCTGGTCGTCCCCACAGCCAAGAGGAAAAGGCCAGAACCAGAGAAGGTGGGGGACAAGGACAATGCTACCCCCACAGAGAAAGACAAGCAGAAGGGGGGGAAGGATCAGAGGCCCTCCCAGCCATCATCCACAGAGAACGCCTCAACAACAACCGACGGTAAGGAAGGGAAGTCCGAGCACTCGGACGCTGAGACAGAGGAAATGTCACAGACGGAAGAGCCCCAGAGCCAGCAGGAGCACGACAAATCGAGCGGACCCGCTCGTCAGCAAGTCCCCCAGCGTGTGGTGGAGGACGAGCCTCACAGCAAGGACGAGGGCCCACTGGTTACACTGGCCAACTGGCAGGATGCTCTGGCCCGCCGCTGTGTCTGCGTCTCCAACATCGTGCGCAGCCTCTCCTTCGTGCCTGGCAACGACCAGGAGATGTCCAAACACCCTGGCCTCATGCTGCTGCTGGGTCGCCTAGTGCTGCTGCACCACCGCCACCCTGAGAGGAAACAGGCCCCGCTCACCTACGAGAAGGAGGAGGAGTCTGATGACTGTCTTGGCCAGAGGGATGAGTGGTGGTGGGACTGCCTGTCGCTGTTGAGGGAGAACTGCCTGGTCACTCTGGCCAACATCTCTGGCCAGCTGGACCTCTCCATCTACCCCGAGAGCATCTGCCTTCCTCTGCTGGACGGCCTCCTCCACTGGGCTGTGTGCCCCTCGGCTGAGGCCCAGGACCCCTTCCCCACGTTGGGGCCACACAGCGCAATGTCCCCCCAGAGACTGGTCTTGGAGACCCTCAGCAAGCTGAGCATCCAAGACAACAATGTGGACCTGGTCCTGGCCACGCCGCCGTTGGGTCGGTTAGAGAAGCTGTATGGGACCTTGGTGCGGCTGGTTGGGGAGAGAAAGGTGGCCGTCTGCAGGGAGATGTCGGTGGTGTTGTTGGCCAACCTGGCCCAGGGAGACAGCATGGCAGCGCGCGCCATTGCCGTGCAGAAGGGAAGCGTGGGAAACCTCCTGGGCTTCTTGGAGGACAGCCTGGCAGCCACCCAGCTACAGCAGAGTCAGAGCTCTCTGCTGCACCTGCAGGGGATGCACTTCGAGCCCACCAGTAATGACATGATGCGGCGGGCGGCCCGGGCCCTGCACGCCTTAGCCAAGGTGGAGGAGAACCACTCAGAGTTCACACTCTACGAGTCACGCCTCCTCGACCTCTCCGTGTCACCTCTCATGAACTCGGTGGTGTCTCACGTCATCTGCGATATACTTTTTCTGATTGGCCAGTCATGACAGCTGTAGGGAGCTTTGGCTCCACCTCCTCTTGGTTTCgtccccccccctcaccccctgGTTACAACCTGGCTTGTATGTGTGTAGGGGGCAGGGAAAGTTCAAGTGACTGTTTTTAATTTATGCAATTTATCCCTTCAGATTCCACTCTGAGCCCCCTTTCGCTGTTCTCACTCAAGGAGAAGGGACGTCACAAAGCTACAGTGGTGGATTTACAAACCAGAGACTCCACAAACTGTCACAACTTGTAACATTAATGCCAACTagatgacagagtggagaaccTGGGTTTAGGAGTGTTccacatgttttattttttttggggggggggggggtgtatttttAATAAAGATAAATAGCTGAAAAACAAACTGTAACCAAAGTTGCTGTCTCGTTTACAGGAGATTTGGGGATAATGTGTGCCCTTGTGTGCCCCTCGAGCACAGTGAGTGAGGCAGACTGGTTCATGTTTGGAGGTAAAGCAGACTGAGGAACAGCCTGATCTGATGGCATAGTTGCTGTAATTGGATGCTTACCAGTCAGCCTACCACTCAGTAGGCTGTTGAGACGCCTTCGCTGGGGAGGCCTGTGCAGTAGATTGTAGGGCATTTTCTCTACCGTACTGCTCGAGTGTCAGGCATTCTGTAAAAAAGTTTCACACAGAAAAACGTTGCCAATGCAGCTCTACTAGAGTTAAAAGGTCATTTTAGTTTTCATGTTAAAAGCTAAAAAGGCTTTCCCCAAAGTACCGAGAACCTACTACAACACCCTTACCTCCTCTCTTTAGCCCTTGATTGTATGAATTGACCCTTGTAAAATAAATCACCTCTTAGGATTGGTTTTCAACTTCAGATGCAGCTTTGCTGTGGTGTATATATATGATATTGTACATTACACTTCCtttctgtgtctgtttctgtgtcactATTCCCACACATTTTGTTGATGAGGAATGGAAGGTGACCCATGAGTTTGGTTCCTGTCATCCAGTCCCTGCTGATAGACCCTTCTCCGGCCTCTCACTCCACGGCTCCTTAGTACGGCAGACTCAGATCAAATCTGTTATCTCCTCCTGGTACCACAAAAAAACTCTAGATGAAGAAACACACTTGACAATTCATTTCTCCAGGATTCTGCATATTTGTATTTCAAACTATGTAGCTAAAAACATGTAAATTCCTCCTTTTCCTTTTTTTGGCTCAATGAATATCAATTCAGTATGAAATCTTTATACTATATGTTCCACGTGGTAAGAATAAATGTACATTAAATCTTCATAAGATGTTTGGTTTTGTTCCGTTGGACTTGCAGTGTCTTTCTCAGATGTACAATTTATTAAAAAGCAGTTTgtctttcacaatttttctacAATCCCTGACCCTGTGAAAGTACTGGgtgtacatgtattttttttattttagccCAGTACTAGAACACTTGATTCAACTAATCGCCAAgcttgataaactgaatcaggttattATGTTAGAACTGGGCTGGGATAAAATCCTGCACACTGGTGTGCAATCCTCTTTGTCTCAGCTTCCTTGGTTATGACTGACTAGTTTCTAGGATTTGAATCAAGACAAACTAGTCGATTGTAGATAAATGATAAATCTATCATTTATATGGTAACGTAATTAGTATATTTATTTAAGGTCATAACTTATTGTAGTATTTCATTATGCAATAATGATAACTGATCATTCAAAGCAAATATTATTCCCCTCTAACAGCTGGAGACGATCTTTTTCACTcgaacttttattttgaaataaaGAAAATTCCACCGGAAGTAAAATATAGCGGACCAACCAGTTCCAACAATAGAATATGAAGGTTTCTGACCTTAATGTCTAGGGTTCTGACCTGGCTCCTCTAATCAAAAGGTAAAGATATGTGTAACGTTTCATTTTTTTAAAGCAAAAAATAGACCGTGTGTGAATGTCAACGTTTCGTCCCGTTTGCCACCGTCTATTTCGAGTGTTTGTAGAGGCTGAAAATTGTGTTGCCTTCGTTCCATCCACACCAAGCTAGCTCGCGCTAGATATTGTTATGGGAAAGGCTGTTCATTGTAATGACAGATGGACGTGAAGACGGTTCTGCAATTCGCCGCCACCACAAGAGGCTTGTCACTACTAATACAGGTCAGTAATAGTAATATATTTATTTTCAATAGTTGCTGGTTAACGACAACATGACGTCCACAGACTGGAGGACATGGATGTTAATCAATTTGAAAAGTGTCATTGGTGTGTGCTTGTCATCACATGTTTGCTATGCCTCCCTTTCAGGCTCTCTTAAATGCTGCAATCCCAGATCACGAAGCTGATGCATTCACTCCTCCACGTGCAGAGGAGCCTCGGCTTCTGGACCCTGCAGTGCAATGGTTTCTAGGGGGCCTTTCCCACTGGGATGCAGAGCATTTCCTCTTCATTGCTGAGAGGGGTTACCTGTATGAGCACAACTACGCCTTCTTCCCCCTGTTCCCTGTCATACTGCGGGGGCTTGCAGAGACTATACTACGGCCCCTCAGTGGCTGTCTTACACTGCGTGGACGCCTGCTACTGGCTGTTGCCTTTGGTAACAGCGCCCTCTTCCTGCTGAGTGTGGTAGCACTGTATGGACTCGGCCGTGTGGTGCTGCAGGACCGGCGTCTTGCTCTTGTCTCAAGTTTGCTCTACTGTCTCACCCCTGCCAATGTCTTCATGATGGCTGGTTACTCAGAGAGCCTGTTTGCTGCACTGACCTTCGGTGGCCTCTTTCTCCTTGAGAGAGGATACACCCTCAGAGCCTGCCTGGCTCTGAGTATAGCTACTGCTGCGAGAGCCAATGGACTTGTGAATGTAGGATTCTTGCTGTATCTGCCCCTGCAACAGGCCCTGTCTAAGATCTGGGTACTGCGTAAGGACAATAACAGGCACCACAAATGCCTCCACTACACCTGGATCGTCGCTCGTCTCCTGTTCACGGCTGCATTGGGCACAGCAGTTATTGGGCTCCCCTTCTTGGTCTTCCAGTACTATGGGTACAGGGTGTTCTGTACACCCTCCCTCTCCTTGGAGCAGGTTTCCCCTGCCCTCATCCAGCTTGCTGAGGATAAAGGCTACAGGGTCCCTGACGAAAACGCGCCCCCACCCCTCTGGTGCCTGCGACCCCTCCCCTTGCTCTACTCTCATATCCAGGATGTGTATTGGGATGTGGGCTTCCTGCGCTACTTCCAGCTTAAGCAGATACCCAACTTCCTGCTGGCGCTGCCCATGGCAACTCTGGGCATAGCGGCGGCCTACATATACTATAGGGCTAACCCAGCCAGGTGTCTGAGACTGGGGCTGTGGGACGGAGGGGCAAATAAACGTCCAGACAAACCCACACCTGGATTTTACAGCCCCAGGGTGTTTTTGTATGTGGTGCATGCTACAATGCTCCTGGGATTTGGAACATTCTGCATGCATGTGCAGGTAAGGAACTAATCAGTGGAAAATGTTTATGTAAGGGGATTTTAACAGGTCTAGTGGGGGAACAACAGTCACTATGTTAAACAAATTGCTGCGTTTGAAGATTTCTATGAAATACTGGCAGCTCGTCTACTCCGTTAATGTTATTCTCTTTTACTGATTTCTCCAGGTTTTGACCCGGtttctgtcttcctcctcccctgTACCTTTCTGGATCAGTGCCCACCTGCTCTTACTCTACGAGCCCCTCCTTCAGCGAAGGTCACCACCCACATACAATAAGGGGCAGCAGCGGGGGACACCTAGGACTGTCTTCTTGTACTTACCCCAAAACCCCATTGTTCATCTACTGTCCCGCTGGAAGACATGCTCTATTCCCACACGATGGATTCTAGGGTACTTCATCTCCTATTGGCTTATGGGCCTGGCACTGCACTGTAACTTCTTACCATGGACTTGACCTGACACTTTCTACTGAAGTGTGCACAAAATACTATTTGAGGGCAATAATAATAGCTCTGAAGCGTGTCATTTTCTGCCTGCTTCATAAATAGACAGTTCCGTTTTGAGATCGCAACTGGCTACTCCCCTCTGTTAGTGTTAGGCAATAAGGTTCAAGCGTTTTATTTGCACTCATCTCATTTTCAGAAAATTGCGTATTTCTTTAACAAGAAAAACATTGGATTGATTCGTAATCCAGCATTGATGCACTGATTATTCCATTCACTTAAAGGTTCCATTATATCAAATTGTCTCTGAAAATGTACAGGGTGCAGTTTGTGCTTTAAGTGCATGTGTTATTGTATTTTTTGTTTACTAAAGAGATACTGTGTAATAAAGTATTGCTGTGTTTTTTTTAAGTTAATTAAAATAGTATGCATCACAAATAATTAGCGTTTGTTGATAGATTCTGCTTGCAGTATTTCAACCATTGATTTCAGCACCACCGACAGCAAGCCTTTCTAGTTGAAAGACCTAGAAAGTTACGATCTTAAGTAAATGAAGCTAGCTAGCGAGCTTGCTGTATTTTATACAGACCATGCATGCTACTGTAGTTGACCTTCTGATAAAACTTGCATCATTACTCTAGAACATTACTAGCAAATGACATTGAAACTTGAAAGGTGAGCAGTGCACATAATTATGGAGAGTCTAAAAACAGACTGTCTAAACTCAAAGGCGAGTGTGAATGTATTGTTTTGAATTATAATGACCCAACCGAAGCCGTGCGGGCGGGTTGTCCACTTTGACGCCTAGCTCAATTAGAACGTGTCTCTATATTTGCGTTGGCGCTGTAGTCACAAAACAAATGTCATTCACTTTTTTCAAGCTCATTTGAATTGGAAGTGGTAGCtgtctgatgagtatgcaggccatggaagaactaggacatggggccgtgcattatcttgctgaaacatgaggtgatgccggcggatgaatggcacgataatgggcctcaggatctcgtcacggtatctctgtgccgtcaataaaatgcagttgtattcattgtccgtagcttaagccttcccataccataaccccactgccaccatggggcactctgttcacaacgttgacatcagtaaactgcttacccacacgatgccatactgggattcatccgtgaagagcgcacttctccagcgtgccagtggccttcgaaggtgagcattttcccactgaagtcagttatgaCGCCAAACTGGAGCCAGGTCAAGACCCTGCTGAGGATGGCGAatatgcagatgagcttccctgagatggtttctgacagtttgtgcagaaattgtttggttgtgcaaacccacactttcatcagctgtctgggtggctggtctcagatgatcccgcaggtgaagaagcaggatgaggaggtcctgggctggcatggttacacgtagtctgtggttgtgaggccggttaagcgtcctgccaaattctctaaaacaacgttatggtagagaaattaatattaaattatctggcaacagctctggtggacagtcatcatgacaattgcacactccctcaacctgagacatctgtggccttgtcaaaactgcacattttagtggccatttgttgtccccagcataaggtgcacctgtgtaatgatcatgtttttTTCCAGATTGGCGGCTACCACGTTCACTGTAGCCTTGGAAGGTTTCATCCCATGTAGGAGCTGCACCTATTTTGCACAGTTCCAGGATAATATTGACCGGCCAAATTTCCAATGTGGAAACTCAGTTTATTGAGGAATGTCTGAGCTGGACATCCTGCTGACCAACCGTTTCGCCCACCTGCTTCCAGAGATTTCCTGCTCCATCATCTACCCTGTCTCCTGAGGGTCCAGCTCAGGGAGTTTCTACCACACACCTCTACCCCCGGGCTCCCTCACATCAGGCTTCGAGGGTGTCTGAGGCTCCAGCATCCCACCCTGCTCTGAGTTTCTATTGATTATGTGGGTCCCCCATCTCCCGTCGGTCCTCAAGGAGGCACAGAAAAGGCCAAACATCCACAGCCATTCCGCAATAAAACACATTTAGAATCAAGGCAGGTAAAATAGCAATAGTGGGATGGCGCTAAATACCTTTCAGATGGGACTAGGACTATGAGATGGAGTCTGTAGAATTGGGCTTCAAGGCCCGTTTAAAAAAAGTTCAGATGGACAGGGAGAGTATTTCAAAGGGAGCAGAAGGCTCTGTTCTCCATAGTTCGGAGACGTGTCTTGGGGACTTGAAGCAGTAGGGATTGGCTGGAGCGGAGATTGCAAGGTGGCTCGGTGAGGTCGGTGATGTAGGTGGGGCTCAATCCGTTCAAGGCTTTAAATACAAGCAGGATGATTTTAAAGTCGATCCTGTAGTTGACCGGTAGCCAGTGGAGTTGGACCAGGTTCGGGGTGATATGGTCTGACTTCTTGGTCCTGGTCCCTGGCAGCACTGTTCTTGATTAGTTAGTCGTTCCGAGAGAAGATAAAGGCGTGGATGAGTTTCTCTGCATCTGTCTAGGAGAGTGATGTATGACCCAGGCAATGTTTTTTAGAAGGAAAAATGTTATAACATATTTTTTTATGTGGGCATCGAAGGACATAAAAGTATCAAACTTGACTCCCAGGTTGGAGATGAGAGGACCGATAGATGGCCTGGCCGTTGATTGTAGGGAAGATGTTTCCAGCACTGGTGACCTGCTTGGGTGTCCCAATAAGCATAGCCTCAGTCTTGCTACTGTTCAACTGAAGAAAGTTCTCTCTCATCCATGCCCTAGGCAGCTGCTGAGTTTTACTGGAGCGGAGATGGTGTCCAGTTTGGTGTTAATGGGTATCGTTAGCGTAGCAGTTGATGTTAGTCTCTGAGGATTTGGCCCGAGAGGGAGCATGT is a genomic window containing:
- the pigv gene encoding palmitoyltransferase ZDHHC18-A, encoding MDVKTVLQFAATTRGLSLLIQALLNAAIPDHEADAFTPPRAEEPRLLDPAVQWFLGGLSHWDAEHFLFIAERGYLYEHNYAFFPLFPVILRGLAETILRPLSGCLTLRGRLLLAVAFGNSALFLLSVVALYGLGRVVLQDRRLALVSSLLYCLTPANVFMMAGYSESLFAALTFGGLFLLERGYTLRACLALSIATAARANGLVNVGFLLYLPLQQALSKIWVLRKDNNRHHKCLHYTWIVARLLFTAALGTAVIGLPFLVFQYYGYRVFCTPSLSLEQVSPALIQLAEDKGYRVPDENAPPPLWCLRPLPLLYSHIQDVYWDVGFLRYFQLKQIPNFLLALPMATLGIAAAYIYYRANPARCLRLGLWDGGANKRPDKPTPGFYSPRVFLYVVHATMLLGFGTFCMHVQVLTRFLSSSSPVPFWISAHLLLLYEPLLQRRSPPTYNKGQQRGTPRTVFLYLPQNPIVHLLSRWKTCSIPTRWILGYFISYWLMGLALHCNFLPWT